A window from Vulcanimicrobium alpinum encodes these proteins:
- the purQ gene encoding phosphoribosylformylglycinamidine synthase I has product MLRGAQHDRARVAVVVFPGTNSEDETLRAVRAVGLDGAIVHWSQPEALAHFDAFVLPGGFAYEDRIRAGAVAAHDAVMDPVIDAARAGKFVLGICNGAQILAEAGLVPGTGPLRRPTAAFAPNAGGRFQSVHVYVKLVVAPARVPILAGIEPGAVIPAWASHGDGRLVAPPEELERIVRDGHLAFVYADRDGTTTAAPNGSALDCAALVNRAGNVLALMPHPERDAWTFQHLDGTRDAATMLAPSGGIRFFEAFARAVRGMVTA; this is encoded by the coding sequence ATGCTTCGAGGGGCTCAGCATGACAGGGCGCGGGTCGCCGTCGTCGTCTTCCCGGGGACGAACAGTGAGGACGAGACGCTGCGCGCGGTGCGCGCCGTGGGCCTCGACGGCGCAATCGTCCATTGGTCGCAGCCCGAAGCGCTCGCGCACTTCGACGCGTTCGTCCTGCCCGGCGGGTTTGCGTACGAAGACCGTATCCGCGCCGGCGCCGTCGCCGCGCACGACGCGGTGATGGATCCCGTGATCGACGCGGCGCGGGCCGGCAAGTTCGTGCTCGGCATCTGCAACGGCGCGCAGATCCTCGCGGAAGCGGGGCTCGTCCCCGGAACCGGTCCGCTGCGGCGGCCGACGGCGGCGTTCGCACCGAACGCGGGCGGCCGCTTTCAATCGGTGCATGTGTACGTGAAACTCGTCGTCGCGCCCGCGCGCGTCCCGATCCTCGCGGGGATCGAACCGGGCGCCGTGATCCCGGCCTGGGCCTCGCACGGCGACGGCCGCCTTGTCGCGCCGCCGGAGGAACTCGAACGGATCGTACGCGACGGTCATCTCGCGTTCGTGTACGCGGATCGTGACGGCACGACGACAGCGGCACCGAACGGTTCGGCGCTCGACTGCGCCGCGCTGGTCAACCGCGCGGGCAACGTCCTCGCGCTCATGCCCCATCCGGAACGCGATGCGTGGACGTTTCAGCACCTCGACGGCACGCGCGACGCTGCAACGATGCTCGCGCCCTCGGGCGGGATCCGCTTCTTCGAAGCGTTCGCGCGGGCCGTGCGCGGCATGGTGACGGCGTGA
- a CDS encoding formate--phosphoribosylaminoimidazolecarboxamide ligase, with product MYTIATLGSHSALQILKGAHDEGFKTLAIANRETERLYRSFAFVDEVITIDKYSDFMLLVPELEKRKIIIVPHGSFVAYLSLEDHKKMRIPYFGNKAVLDWEASRELQRDWLLRAGLKLPRQFKTGAEIDRPVIVKLYGAQGGKGYMFLRDAMDFEERASLLARQNYILQEYIIGVPLYIHYFYSSLTGKLEIMSMDRRYETNVDSLGRIPSQAQAGMDVDPSYVVVGNQPISLRESMLAEAYRMGEDVVRVSQEICGPKGLFGAFCIETIITPDTNFYIMEISARIVAGTNLFIDGSPYSYLNYSEPMSTGRRIAREIKNALLSNSLDTILDDSTIQHH from the coding sequence ATGTATACGATCGCCACGCTCGGGTCGCACTCGGCCCTGCAGATCCTCAAAGGCGCGCACGACGAGGGGTTCAAGACGCTGGCGATCGCGAACCGCGAGACCGAGCGTCTGTATCGATCGTTCGCGTTCGTCGACGAAGTGATCACGATCGACAAGTACAGCGACTTCATGCTGCTCGTCCCCGAGCTCGAGAAGCGCAAGATCATCATCGTCCCGCACGGCTCGTTCGTCGCGTACCTCTCGCTCGAAGACCACAAGAAGATGCGCATCCCGTACTTCGGGAACAAAGCGGTTCTCGATTGGGAAGCGAGCCGCGAGCTGCAGCGCGACTGGCTGCTGCGCGCGGGGCTGAAGCTGCCGCGCCAGTTCAAGACCGGCGCCGAGATCGACCGGCCCGTCATCGTGAAATTGTACGGTGCGCAGGGCGGCAAGGGCTACATGTTCCTGCGCGACGCGATGGACTTCGAGGAGCGCGCGTCGCTGCTCGCGCGGCAGAATTACATCCTGCAAGAGTACATCATCGGCGTCCCGCTCTACATCCACTATTTCTACTCGTCGCTCACCGGCAAGCTCGAGATCATGTCGATGGACCGGCGCTACGAGACAAACGTCGACTCGCTCGGCCGCATCCCCTCGCAGGCGCAGGCCGGGATGGACGTCGACCCTTCGTACGTCGTCGTCGGCAACCAGCCGATCAGCCTGCGCGAGTCGATGCTCGCCGAAGCCTACCGGATGGGCGAAGACGTCGTGCGGGTAAGCCAGGAGATATGCGGACCCAAGGGGCTCTTCGGCGCGTTCTGCATCGAGACGATCATCACGCCCGACACGAACTTCTACATCATGGAGATCTCGGCGCGCATCGTCGCCGGGACCAACCTCTTCATCGACGGCTCGCCGTACTCGTATCTGAACTACAGCGAACCGATGTCAACGGGACGGCGTATCGCGCGTGAAATCAAGAATGCTCTGCTCTCCAACTCGCTCGACACGATCCTCGACGATTCGACGATTCAGCATCACTAG
- a CDS encoding DUF1297 domain-containing protein → MPPNPSPAFDLPGTLTSYDSGRLALCSIGSHSALEVAAGARAQGLRNLIVTERGRNATYDRYYARRFDGPPRGCVDATLELERFAGILDDDVQEKLRAAHVVFVPNRSFEVYLHQRYSYAEIEARMRVPFFGNRRLLRAEERDEADNQYALMAKAGIRFPRQLSSPDQIDRLVMVKAPHATVSFERAFFLVRTEREYTHMAQRLLEAGTVTPEGLRGAVIEEYALGPTINLNFFWSPIIGELELMGTDTRRQTNKDGFVGLPFAQARDLADEPMRMEEAGHIAATLTESMLEKAFDLGERFVRAAREVDGVGVIGPFALQCVIVSGPPKDFVVYDVSLRIPGSPGTRYTPYSSYRWGRDVSVGERIAMEVVWARDAGRLADVLT, encoded by the coding sequence GTGCCGCCGAACCCCTCACCGGCTTTCGACCTGCCGGGCACGCTGACGTCCTACGACTCCGGCCGGCTCGCGCTGTGCTCGATCGGCAGTCACTCGGCGCTCGAGGTCGCGGCGGGCGCGCGCGCGCAGGGTCTGCGCAACCTGATCGTCACCGAACGCGGCCGCAACGCGACCTACGACCGGTACTACGCCCGCCGCTTCGACGGACCGCCGCGCGGGTGCGTCGACGCGACGCTCGAGCTCGAACGTTTCGCCGGCATCCTCGACGACGACGTGCAGGAGAAGCTGCGCGCCGCGCACGTCGTGTTCGTGCCGAACCGGTCCTTCGAAGTCTATCTGCACCAGCGCTACTCGTACGCGGAGATCGAAGCGCGGATGCGGGTGCCGTTCTTCGGAAATCGGCGGCTGCTGCGCGCCGAGGAGCGCGACGAAGCCGACAACCAGTACGCGCTGATGGCCAAGGCCGGGATCCGCTTTCCGCGTCAGTTGTCCTCGCCCGATCAGATCGATCGGCTGGTGATGGTGAAGGCGCCGCACGCGACCGTCTCGTTCGAGCGCGCGTTCTTTCTCGTCCGCACCGAGCGCGAGTACACGCACATGGCGCAGCGGCTTCTCGAGGCGGGAACCGTCACGCCCGAAGGGCTGCGCGGTGCGGTGATCGAGGAGTACGCGCTCGGGCCGACGATCAACCTGAACTTCTTTTGGTCGCCGATCATCGGCGAGCTCGAACTGATGGGGACCGACACGCGGCGTCAGACGAACAAGGACGGGTTCGTCGGCTTGCCGTTCGCGCAGGCGCGCGACTTGGCCGACGAGCCGATGCGGATGGAAGAAGCGGGACACATCGCGGCGACGCTGACCGAATCGATGCTCGAAAAGGCGTTCGATTTGGGAGAGCGGTTCGTGCGCGCCGCGCGCGAGGTCGACGGCGTCGGCGTCATCGGTCCGTTCGCGTTGCAGTGCGTGATCGTCAGCGGTCCGCCGAAGGACTTCGTCGTCTACGACGTCAGCCTGCGGATCCCGGGCTCGCCCGGGACGCGCTACACGCCGTATTCCTCCTACCGCTGGGGCCGCGATGTCTCCGTCGGCGAGCGCATCGCAATGGAAGTCGTCTGGGCCCGCGACGCCGGCCGGCTCGCCGACGTGCTGACCTAA
- a CDS encoding GNAT family N-acetyltransferase — MDAPGTLRPRLREARAADIDTMVDLLAELFALEAEFAPDPAVQRRALVALLGAPQIGTLFVAEVAGATVGMVSLLYTLSTALGGRVAWLEDMVVARPARARGVGDALIAHAVACAQRHGCARVSLLTDADNVNAQRFYGRAGFTRSPMVLMRRFFEDA; from the coding sequence ATGGACGCTCCCGGCACGCTTCGCCCACGTTTGCGCGAGGCGCGCGCGGCCGACATCGACACGATGGTCGATCTGCTCGCCGAACTCTTCGCGCTGGAAGCAGAGTTCGCGCCCGATCCGGCCGTGCAGCGACGCGCGCTCGTCGCGTTGCTCGGGGCGCCGCAGATCGGCACGCTCTTCGTCGCGGAGGTCGCCGGCGCGACGGTGGGGATGGTGAGCCTGCTCTACACCCTGAGCACGGCGCTCGGCGGACGCGTTGCCTGGCTCGAAGACATGGTCGTCGCCCGCCCTGCGCGGGCGCGCGGGGTCGGGGACGCCCTGATCGCGCACGCCGTTGCCTGCGCGCAGAGGCACGGTTGCGCGCGCGTCAGCCTGCTCACCGATGCCGACAACGTGAACGCGCAGCGGTTCTACGGGCGGGCGGGGTTCACGCGTTCGCCGATGGTGCTGATGCGCCGATTCTTCGAGGACGCTTAG
- the guaA gene encoding glutamine-hydrolyzing GMP synthase, protein MSTSVQARPATVVILDFGSQVSQLIARRAREANVYSELLPYDAAWSEIVKREPAAIILSGGPESTLGDDALDCDPQVYASGLPLLGICYGMQLLAKHLGGTLVPLDHREFGPAQLTVDRADSALFLGVPHESRVWMSHGDSVTQVPPGFTPLAHTGRCAIAAMGDDARRTYAVQFHPEVVHTEAGTAILENFLHTIAGIAASWRMDSWVDDAIAKVRAQVGDANVLCALSGGVDSAVAATLVARAIGKQLTCIYVDTGLMRKDESAGVVAAFRDVLHLNVVHVDAKARFLARLAGVEDPEEKRIRIGHEFIAIFEEESKKIPDVRFLVQGTLYPDVIESKTPDSKAGHKIKSHHNVGGLPERMALNLVEPLRALFKDEVREAGRVLGLPNAIVERQPFPGPGLAVRIIGKVNDATLATVRDADFIVTSEIDAAIAEGKLSPRPWQYFAVLTPVRSVGVMGDGRTYANLVGVRAITSEDGMTADWARLPHDLLERISTRIINEVPGVNRVAYDITSKPPATVEWE, encoded by the coding sequence ATGTCCACGTCCGTGCAGGCGCGTCCCGCTACCGTCGTCATCCTCGATTTTGGGTCGCAGGTCAGCCAGCTGATCGCGCGGCGCGCGCGCGAGGCCAACGTCTACTCCGAACTGCTTCCCTACGACGCGGCGTGGAGCGAGATCGTCAAGCGCGAACCGGCGGCGATCATCCTCAGCGGCGGACCCGAATCGACGCTGGGCGACGACGCGCTCGACTGCGATCCGCAGGTCTACGCCAGCGGTCTGCCGCTGCTCGGGATCTGCTACGGGATGCAGCTTCTCGCAAAGCACCTCGGCGGTACGCTGGTCCCGCTCGATCACCGCGAATTCGGCCCGGCGCAGCTCACCGTCGACCGCGCCGACTCGGCGCTCTTCTTGGGTGTGCCGCACGAATCGCGCGTGTGGATGTCGCACGGCGACTCGGTGACGCAGGTGCCCCCGGGATTCACCCCGCTGGCGCACACCGGGCGCTGCGCGATCGCCGCGATGGGCGACGACGCGCGCCGGACCTACGCGGTGCAGTTCCACCCCGAGGTCGTGCACACCGAAGCGGGCACGGCGATCCTCGAGAACTTTCTGCATACGATCGCCGGGATCGCGGCGTCGTGGCGGATGGATTCGTGGGTCGACGATGCGATCGCCAAAGTGCGCGCGCAGGTCGGCGACGCGAACGTGCTGTGCGCGCTCTCCGGCGGCGTCGACTCCGCCGTCGCCGCGACGCTCGTCGCGCGCGCGATCGGCAAGCAGCTCACCTGCATCTACGTCGATACCGGGCTGATGCGCAAAGATGAATCGGCCGGCGTGGTTGCGGCATTCCGCGACGTGCTGCACCTCAACGTCGTGCACGTCGACGCGAAGGCGCGCTTTCTCGCGCGGCTCGCCGGCGTCGAGGATCCCGAAGAGAAGCGCATCCGCATCGGCCACGAGTTCATCGCGATCTTCGAGGAAGAGTCCAAGAAGATTCCCGACGTGCGGTTTCTCGTGCAGGGGACGCTCTATCCCGACGTGATCGAGTCGAAGACGCCTGACTCGAAAGCCGGCCACAAGATCAAATCGCACCACAACGTCGGCGGCCTCCCCGAGCGGATGGCGCTCAATCTGGTCGAGCCGCTGCGCGCGCTCTTCAAAGACGAAGTCCGCGAAGCCGGCCGCGTTCTCGGTCTTCCGAATGCGATCGTCGAGCGGCAGCCGTTCCCGGGCCCCGGCCTTGCGGTGCGGATCATCGGCAAAGTCAACGACGCGACGCTCGCGACGGTGCGTGACGCCGACTTCATCGTGACGAGCGAGATCGATGCGGCGATCGCCGAAGGGAAGCTCTCGCCGCGGCCGTGGCAGTACTTCGCGGTGCTCACGCCGGTGCGCAGCGTCGGCGTCATGGGCGACGGACGCACCTACGCGAATCTCGTCGGCGTCCGCGCGATCACCAGCGAAGACGGGATGACCGCGGACTGGGCGCGCCTCCCGCACGACCTGCTCGAACGCATCTCGACCCGGATCATCAACGAAGTCCCCGGCGTGAACCGCGTCGCGTACGACATCACGTCGAAGCCGCCGGCGACCGTGGAGTGGGAGTGA
- a CDS encoding bacteriorhodopsin-like — protein MSQLTVGQYQFIYNAFSFSIATMGAATVFFFLGRGQVSKGYRTAITVTGLVTLIAFYHYLRIFSSWEAAYSVVNGTIRATGAAFNDAYRYVDWLLTVPLLLIELILVMKLSGAETTAKGTRLGVLAAIMVALGYPGEIASSLGMRWIFWVLAMIPFLAIVIELFVGLRASIDKQPQEVRGMVSAARWITVLSWCFYPVVYIFPMIGFTGGAATTAVQVGYTVADIVAKVAFGVFIYVIAVKKSAAEMPEVPLTVPRLVDVS, from the coding sequence ATGTCTCAACTCACGGTCGGTCAGTACCAGTTCATCTACAACGCCTTCTCGTTTTCGATCGCGACGATGGGCGCTGCGACGGTATTCTTCTTCCTCGGCCGGGGGCAAGTGTCGAAGGGGTACCGGACGGCGATCACCGTGACCGGACTGGTCACGCTGATCGCCTTTTATCACTACCTCCGCATCTTCTCGAGTTGGGAAGCCGCGTATTCGGTCGTCAACGGCACGATCCGGGCAACGGGTGCCGCATTCAACGACGCCTATCGGTACGTCGATTGGCTTCTGACGGTGCCGCTGCTGCTGATCGAGCTCATCCTGGTGATGAAACTGTCGGGCGCCGAGACGACGGCGAAGGGAACGCGCCTGGGCGTGCTGGCTGCGATCATGGTCGCACTCGGCTATCCTGGTGAGATCGCCTCGTCGCTCGGAATGCGCTGGATCTTCTGGGTGTTGGCGATGATCCCGTTCCTCGCGATCGTCATCGAACTCTTCGTCGGGCTGCGTGCGTCGATCGACAAGCAGCCGCAGGAAGTTCGGGGGATGGTCAGCGCCGCGCGATGGATCACCGTCCTCTCGTGGTGCTTCTATCCGGTCGTGTACATCTTCCCGATGATCGGTTTCACCGGCGGCGCGGCGACGACCGCGGTGCAGGTCGGCTACACGGTGGCCGATATCGTCGCGAAGGTCGCCTTCGGCGTCTTCATCTACGTGATCGCGGTGAAGAAGTCGGCCGCGGAGATGCCCGAGGTGCCGCTCACCGTACCGCGGCTCGTCGACGTCAGCTAG
- a CDS encoding lycopene cyclase family protein, which yields MRAEIAILGGGCAGLSLAHALATADSARAVVVVERRTQYDEDRTWCGWAIEPHAFASCVRRRWDRWRVSTAEAQHEIAAGTIAYESVGAGAFYATALASVDASPAVTLLAGAAVADVAELDACSVVTLNDGRRIEAQWVIDTLPRRRELTYPWMWQSFVGFELEAPEAGAGDVPDLMDFRVPQADGVTFLYVIPFARDRALFELTRFAPQRTPKRELERALRVELALRFPRGYRIVRREHADLPMSPADRRVAGRRIPAGIAGGAMRPATGFAFHAIQRWASRCAADLVAGRSPHAAAMHPGLLWMDRVFMSVVRDDPQHAPELYARLFARTSPDALVRFLAGAPRVSDVADVAGALPIGRFTRAAARSIVA from the coding sequence GTGCGCGCGGAGATCGCGATCTTGGGCGGCGGCTGCGCCGGCCTGAGCCTCGCACATGCGCTCGCGACCGCGGACTCCGCGCGTGCGGTGGTCGTCGTCGAACGGCGAACCCAGTACGACGAAGATCGAACCTGGTGCGGTTGGGCGATCGAACCGCATGCTTTCGCCTCGTGCGTGCGCCGGCGTTGGGACCGCTGGCGCGTCTCGACCGCGGAGGCGCAGCACGAGATCGCGGCCGGGACCATCGCCTACGAGTCGGTCGGTGCCGGTGCGTTCTATGCGACGGCGCTCGCGAGCGTCGATGCATCGCCTGCAGTGACGCTGCTCGCGGGTGCCGCGGTCGCGGACGTTGCGGAACTCGATGCGTGTTCGGTCGTCACGCTTAACGACGGCCGGCGTATCGAGGCGCAGTGGGTCATCGACACCCTCCCCCGGCGCCGCGAGCTGACCTACCCGTGGATGTGGCAGAGCTTCGTCGGCTTCGAACTCGAGGCGCCGGAGGCGGGTGCCGGCGACGTGCCGGACCTGATGGACTTTCGCGTTCCGCAAGCGGACGGCGTGACGTTCCTGTACGTGATCCCGTTCGCTCGCGATCGTGCGCTCTTCGAGCTCACCCGATTCGCACCGCAGCGCACTCCGAAACGCGAACTCGAGCGCGCCCTGCGCGTCGAGCTTGCGCTGCGGTTCCCGCGCGGCTATCGCATCGTCCGGCGCGAGCACGCCGATCTGCCGATGTCGCCCGCCGATCGCCGCGTCGCCGGCCGCCGCATCCCCGCCGGGATCGCCGGCGGCGCGATGCGGCCGGCGACGGGTTTCGCCTTTCACGCGATTCAGCGCTGGGCGTCACGCTGCGCTGCCGATCTCGTCGCGGGCCGGTCGCCGCACGCGGCCGCGATGCATCCGGGACTGCTCTGGATGGACCGCGTGTTCATGTCGGTCGTCCGCGACGATCCGCAGCATGCCCCGGAACTCTATGCGCGGCTGTTCGCTCGGACGTCGCCCGACGCGCTCGTGCGTTTCCTCGCGGGTGCGCCGCGCGTCTCCGACGTCGCCGACGTGGCGGGTGCGCTACCGATCGGCCGATTCACTCGCGCCGCCGCGCGTTCGATCGTCGCTTGA
- a CDS encoding Brp/Blh family beta-carotene 15,15'-dioxygenase: protein MTDDARAIVRGTRTATWIMLPAAALLARVSPAAARALAGFAIGTIGIAHGASDDRILARLLPRFPGGLAAISAAYGAATIGVAAAAWRAPATASRALSLLSWYHFGSGDASFARTASARARSLLDGALRGAIPLCGPDTGRRTVMCTLAAAAVLERIARGDVAGAADLLVPAGVLAAVPAPLGFAAYFGLWHAPRHLAIVTARAEQGGSFGRRSMQFAAESAGNTALAAAFAGLAFALARPAERRRVLVALTLGVTVPHQAAVWYAERRARSSDDRTRGGASESADR, encoded by the coding sequence ATGACCGATGACGCTCGCGCGATCGTGCGCGGAACGCGCACCGCCACGTGGATCATGCTGCCGGCGGCCGCCCTGCTCGCGCGCGTCTCGCCCGCGGCGGCGCGCGCGCTCGCGGGATTCGCGATCGGCACGATCGGCATCGCGCACGGAGCGAGCGACGACCGGATCCTCGCGCGGCTGCTGCCGCGCTTCCCGGGCGGGCTCGCCGCAATCTCCGCGGCGTACGGCGCGGCGACGATCGGCGTCGCAGCGGCAGCATGGCGCGCACCCGCGACCGCATCGCGCGCCCTCTCGCTGCTCTCGTGGTATCACTTCGGCAGCGGGGACGCCTCGTTCGCCCGCACGGCGAGTGCTCGGGCACGGTCGCTTCTCGACGGAGCGCTGCGCGGCGCGATCCCGCTCTGCGGTCCCGATACGGGCCGGCGAACCGTGATGTGCACGCTGGCCGCCGCGGCCGTGCTCGAGCGCATCGCGCGCGGAGACGTCGCTGGAGCGGCGGATCTGCTCGTCCCCGCCGGCGTGCTGGCGGCAGTACCCGCTCCGCTCGGTTTTGCTGCCTACTTCGGGCTGTGGCATGCACCCCGCCATCTGGCGATCGTCACGGCGCGTGCCGAACAGGGCGGATCGTTTGGCCGGAGGTCGATGCAGTTCGCCGCCGAGTCCGCCGGCAACACCGCGCTCGCGGCGGCGTTCGCGGGGCTGGCCTTCGCGCTGGCGCGTCCGGCCGAACGGCGGCGCGTGCTTGTCGCGCTGACGCTGGGCGTGACGGTCCCGCATCAAGCCGCGGTCTGGTACGCGGAACGCCGCGCTCGTTCAAGCGACGATCGAACGCGCGGCGGCGCGAGTGAATCGGCCGATCGGTAG
- a CDS encoding peptide ABC transporter substrate-binding protein, with the protein MRAPHTLRIGVGVGDPSSLNIHLDPSPITDYVAELTQAYFARYDGNGKPVPELITQIPTRVNGGISADGKTILWHLRRGVRWSDGAPFTADDVAFTVRAINDPRNNEAQGTLGWDLIRRVEIRDPYTVAFHLSKPNGDFLPLYFGTAANEPCILPKHLLGTLSDINTADYNRKPVGIGPFRVVAWRHGDAIELERNPYYWRGAPKLERITIPLIASQDTLATQLQSGEVDLWPLMSPSFTRRMQSVPALHVEVTPNYRATHLDFVFTRPLVGDVRVRRAVAYAIDRRKLIASVMHGSGTLHDGPVIPLDPPRVNEPVTPYDPAQARALLDAAGWRAGSDGVRARHGTRLVLAAVYPASTSELDQTVEFVRDNLRAVGIALDTRKFAPSTFRAPASAGGILYGGRFEFSIYPRTLMAASDVALTYGCSTIPPHGMNGMRLCDPRLDAILDRVESSYDDGARRSAFRAAEARIDAIVPTVNLYVWKGGYAWNPRVTGFHPPVLTPFDDMMEVDTR; encoded by the coding sequence GTGCGGGCACCGCACACGCTGCGGATCGGGGTCGGGGTCGGCGACCCCAGCAGCCTCAACATTCACCTCGACCCCTCGCCGATCACCGATTACGTCGCCGAATTGACGCAGGCGTATTTCGCGCGCTACGACGGCAACGGGAAGCCCGTCCCGGAACTGATCACCCAGATCCCCACGCGCGTGAACGGCGGGATCAGCGCCGACGGCAAGACGATCCTGTGGCACTTGCGCCGCGGCGTCCGGTGGTCGGACGGCGCGCCGTTCACCGCCGACGACGTCGCGTTCACCGTGCGCGCGATCAACGATCCGCGCAACAACGAAGCGCAGGGGACGCTGGGCTGGGATCTGATCCGGCGGGTCGAGATCCGCGATCCGTACACGGTCGCGTTCCACCTGAGCAAGCCCAACGGTGATTTTCTCCCGCTCTATTTCGGCACCGCGGCGAACGAGCCGTGCATCCTGCCGAAGCATCTGCTCGGCACCCTCTCCGACATCAACACGGCAGATTACAACCGCAAGCCGGTCGGCATCGGGCCGTTCCGCGTCGTCGCGTGGAGACACGGCGACGCGATCGAACTCGAGCGCAACCCCTACTACTGGCGCGGCGCGCCGAAGCTCGAACGGATCACGATCCCGCTGATCGCGTCGCAGGACACGCTTGCGACGCAATTACAGAGCGGCGAGGTCGATCTGTGGCCGCTGATGTCGCCGTCTTTCACGCGGCGAATGCAGAGCGTCCCCGCGCTCCACGTGGAGGTGACGCCGAATTACCGCGCGACGCACCTCGACTTCGTGTTCACCCGTCCGCTGGTCGGCGACGTGCGCGTGCGCCGCGCGGTCGCGTACGCGATCGACCGCCGCAAGCTGATCGCGTCGGTGATGCACGGCAGCGGAACGCTGCACGATGGGCCGGTGATCCCGCTCGATCCGCCGCGCGTGAACGAGCCCGTGACGCCCTACGATCCGGCGCAGGCGCGCGCGCTGCTCGATGCGGCCGGCTGGCGCGCCGGTTCCGACGGCGTGCGCGCGCGCCACGGCACACGCCTCGTGCTCGCCGCGGTCTATCCGGCTTCCACCTCGGAGCTCGATCAGACCGTTGAGTTCGTGCGCGACAACCTGCGCGCGGTGGGGATCGCGCTCGACACGCGCAAGTTCGCGCCGAGCACGTTCCGCGCGCCGGCGAGCGCCGGTGGGATCCTCTACGGCGGCCGCTTCGAATTCAGCATCTACCCACGCACGCTGATGGCCGCATCGGACGTTGCGCTGACGTACGGCTGCAGCACGATCCCGCCGCACGGGATGAACGGGATGCGGCTGTGCGATCCGAGGCTCGACGCGATCCTCGACCGGGTCGAGAGCAGTTACGACGATGGCGCGCGGCGGAGCGCGTTCCGCGCCGCGGAAGCACGAATCGACGCGATCGTGCCGACCGTGAACCTGTACGTCTGGAAGGGCGGGTACGCATGGAATCCGCGCGTGACGGGCTTCCATCCGCCGGTCCTCACGCCGTTCGACGACATGATGGAGGTCGACACGCGCTGA
- a CDS encoding succinylglutamate desuccinylase/aspartoacylase family protein, with the protein MLADAIISHVRWETFYVPATLATGTIPVRHGIVGSGGPVALLAASQHGDEGPWGTRAIRKLLESTPLSELTGTLRLLPVANPMAMEENSRTSHIDGEDVNMSFPGDPDGKHTDRLAYAIAKNVLDNPIDIVIDIHGGGSWCQNCFVYRYAGGETLAAAIGGPFVRTGHERGDTSLCGYAMARGAQAVWIEMGGAGAREEEWAQRIATGMRRALGKLGVMTPANLPEPEPARESGASHSIRTSMPGLYLPVLREDGVGAVIPKGTEIGHLLDPVTNDVIETYTAPFDQTVCLLLRPTLAVMEGGEMVAVLSTLV; encoded by the coding sequence ATGCTTGCCGATGCGATCATCAGCCATGTCCGCTGGGAGACCTTCTACGTCCCGGCCACCCTCGCGACGGGGACAATCCCCGTGCGGCACGGGATCGTCGGTTCCGGCGGTCCGGTCGCGCTGCTCGCCGCCAGCCAGCACGGCGACGAAGGCCCCTGGGGGACGCGTGCGATCCGCAAGCTGCTCGAATCGACCCCGCTCTCCGAACTGACGGGAACGCTGCGCCTGCTCCCCGTTGCCAACCCGATGGCGATGGAAGAGAACTCGCGCACCTCGCACATCGACGGCGAGGACGTCAACATGTCGTTTCCGGGCGATCCGGACGGCAAGCACACCGACCGGCTCGCCTACGCGATCGCGAAGAACGTCCTCGACAATCCGATCGACATCGTGATCGACATCCACGGCGGCGGAAGCTGGTGCCAGAACTGTTTCGTCTACCGCTACGCCGGCGGCGAAACGCTGGCGGCCGCGATCGGCGGCCCGTTCGTGCGCACCGGGCACGAACGCGGCGACACCAGCCTGTGCGGCTACGCGATGGCGCGCGGCGCGCAGGCGGTGTGGATCGAGATGGGCGGTGCCGGCGCGCGCGAGGAAGAGTGGGCGCAACGGATCGCCACCGGGATGCGCCGCGCGCTCGGCAAGCTCGGCGTGATGACGCCCGCGAACCTGCCTGAACCGGAGCCGGCGCGCGAGAGCGGTGCATCGCACTCGATCCGCACCTCGATGCCCGGCTTGTATCTTCCGGTGCTGCGCGAAGACGGCGTCGGCGCGGTGATCCCCAAGGGCACCGAGATCGGGCACCTGCTCGATCCGGTGACGAACGACGTGATCGAAACGTACACTGCGCCGTTCGATCAGACGGTCTGTCTGCTGCTGCGTCCGACGCTCGCGGTGATGGAGGGCGGCGAGATGGTCGCCGTCCTCTCGACGCTCGTGTAG